Genomic window (Gadus macrocephalus chromosome 13, ASM3116895v1):
GGGTTTGATCGCAGGAATGCTgcaaaaagagagagattgttAACAGACTGTTTCATCAAAACCATTACAttgcccttttattttttaccgGTACAACCACCATTAGGTTCAACACACTCAAAGAGACCAGCAAACTGAAAGGTTGTTGGATCTCGACCTTGAATCAACAGAGATGGAAGCTCGAAAGCGCCCCAAATAACTTCCGGTCCATCTCCAACGAGTTAAGGTGAGACCATGCAAAACCGATGGGCTATTTGATTCTAATAAAAACGTTTCCATCCTTGCGTTTTGTAGCTCTTAAACACCAGTCCATGCATATTCTCATCTGACTTAATAGTTGTGGCAAACAGGAAATGGTTGAGAAGAGAGCAGACACGTACAGGAAGTCTACTCTCCGGAGGGCCGCACGCTCTCGAAGATCCCCGCCTCCCTCATGTTGTTGAACTCCTTGGCGGCATCGTAGTTCTTGTAGAACTCAGCGTACGCCTGTTTCCTGGGCTCCGTCACCATGTActgtggggagagggagagagtgtcaCTTGGTGTACTGGGAGAGAATAAGCATCAGTCAGTGTATTGGGAGAGCATCACCTAGTAGGACGGACGGAAAGACAGATGGAAAGACAGATGGAAAGGCAGACAGAGCGATTGAGCACTGAAAGGCATACTGAGAGCACAAGAGAAGGAATAGCATCACCTGTCGTACCGAGCAAGTGAGACAGAGCATCACTTAGTGCACTGAGAGAGAGCAGAGTATTCTGCGTCCACTGGCTACACAGTGGGTCACTACGTCATCGGCGTTGCCCACAGAGGACGTTGCTGTGTGTTACGTACATGATAATTCATAATCGACTCGCTGCAGGGGTTTACCTATAGGTTCATTTGTATGACAGGCCATCTTCATGTTTACCACGCCATGCATTTTGGCCGGCCTATGCTCATAAACAACAATGCAGAAAGCAGACTCACGTTACACCCACGACAGCTGTACGAGGCAGAATTATAACTCAGGCTTTGGTGTGGAGACAAGAGGGACCGAGCGATTCCTGTAGTTGGTAGTGCTCACCTTGAAGCCGGCGGCAGCCACCAGAGAAAGGGCGAAGGCGATGGGGAGATGGAACCGCAGCCTCTTCCCCAGAAGACCACGCATCGCTGGCTTAACAAGAGACATGACCACCTACAAACACAAAAGCAGTTATTCACTCTACACACCGTGACACCCGGCTACATAAAACCAATCACGATCTCCTTTAAACACCAAGCAAGGCAGGTGGCAGCGAGTGTGTCTAGCAGCTCTTAGGACACCATCGCTGGTCTGCTCCTACTTAGAGATGGGTGCTGAACCTATGGTCTGGTGGTCTGACACAGTCTCAATGGATTGACCAAATGGCATTCATGATCACATCAGCTTTCATCCACTGTTACGATGTTATATTCCAAAGCACCAACTGTGTTAGCATGCCTTCCATTACCACACTTCTATTTGCCAGCCCAGGACGCCGTCATAACACCACTAACACTGCAAGATTATGGGCCAACAGCCATGTAGGTGCTAAAGCACTGTTAAAGCTGACGATCCGTTCAATCGGCTGGAGATCTGCTTTCCCATCCTCTAGCCCAGACATTTCTTGATTGTGGGAAATCAACTGGCCAGCAGTGTGCTGGTGTGCCCTTAACATGTGTCAGTTGCAAGAAGCAACAAAAATCATGAGAATGGAACACAGTTACCTAGAGTGACCAAACACACTGGAAACAGTTACAACATTATACACCATCCAGGTGAGCAGGTCTGTAACCAGGCACTTGAAGCTGTTGAGAGTATTTCACCCCATTTAAGCCAGTTGAACATAAACTTTTGAGTGAAATGTTTGAAATCCCAATGTATTAAAATATATTGATGCAATGTTATCTGGAACTTGTGGAAATACTGGACCAGAGTTTTGAGGCAATATTAAACTACTGCCCCAACACAGCTGCAGGAGGAGGGCGTCAGCCAGTCCGATTCATATCAACCTCTATAGAACCAGAGTGCTTGAATTGTGCACTTTATTCTGGACCTTTCAACCCAATATAAATCTTTATTATAacttgttatattaatataacaagtATATTCTGCTATTATAATATCTGCTATTAATATCTGCTATTTAAATACATTGAGGTTTTCGTAAGCTTAGTCGTGTTCGCAAGCTCTGCACATCAGATAGAATTGATTACATTTTTGTTTAACGGCCTAACTACTCTATCACATCATTATCATTCATCTATgaattaatatatattaatttaaCATTTTGGGTGCGTGTTTTATTGCCAGCCTTTTCATACTAGAGTGATGGCAAACTTAGGGACGTAAATAATGCAATAGGACAAAATGTAAAACCCAGTAATAAGGAAATATGTGTGCGTTATCTGTGACCGAGAGGGCCATGAGCGTGCAGTGCCAAGTCGTCAGGTCGCCCAATCAGGTGACCTTCCCAGCCCTGCGCCAGACTGTATTGATACCGTATTACATGAATAAGAATAACCTTAAAGCCCTAATACATCTCACCAAAACATAATACGACAATGTTTCTGGTGGTGAATGGTGTGACTAACCATACTGCTCCCGTCAGGGGCATAGGTGCTGTAACTGTCATCATTAAAAGGTTTCTGTAATTGTTAAATTTGTGTATTTATGAAGCCTGCAGTTCAACTACATCAACGCTATATTACACTTTCAGAAAAACAATCCGCCCCATAGTTGATATCTACAAAGATTGTAAAATGATCCCATTTAAAAAGAAGTGGGACATCTTTGCTCGGAATGCATGCTAGCGGTATAAGCTACTGTGTTTTAACGGCAAGCTAAGCTAGTTAGCTGGACACATAAGAAATATTACAACACCAAAATGTATACGTCGATTCTAAGGAAATAAATGACAATCACAATGTCAGTAGTTTATGTTGTGTACTATGTGGCAAAAGCCTTGAACACAAATGTATATTAAGTGTTCAATGATCAGAATACTCACAAGTTAAATACACGACCTTCACAGCTGCTACTCAAAGTGTCTCTTCGGTGGTGTGCTACAGTCAGGAACTAGTGCTGATAGAGACAGCGCGGAGGGACAAACCGTGCGCCcgacattaataaaaaaaaaatcaatcatacattatttatttggAAAAGGTCTTTATTTAATCACATTTGTAACGTTTTTTTGATCGTGCAGAAGACATATATTGAGTTTGACTTATACATTCCGCCTCATTCTATTTAAATTCGACTTAATTCAGGCATGCTATTGTACTTCACTAGTGACCAAATGTGCAATTGTAATTGTTATTGAACTACTAAACCTCATTATAAGTACCTCACTATAAGTACTGCACTGAACAACATTTCTAGTCGCTCAATACTACAATGTATAGCCTATGCTGTAATGTTAGAAATGTACCACAAGACGGC
Coding sequences:
- the LOC132470843 gene encoding cytochrome c oxidase subunit 6C-1 gives rise to the protein MSLVKPAMRGLLGKRLRFHLPIAFALSLVAAAGFKYMVTEPRKQAYAEFYKNYDAAKEFNNMREAGIFESVRPSGE